A stretch of the Bacillus sp. FJAT-18017 genome encodes the following:
- the tuaC gene encoding teichuronic acid biosynthesis protein TuaC — MKVLWITSVYPSPEQPGSGVFHETQVQMLARLGIEVTVICPVPRNPAVIRYMKKKYRALDNMPLRYVRKGITVYRPPYMAFPGQLRWVQPDQRIAAVVLKTIIEFNIEPDLIHAHFAMPSGGAARLVAQATSLPWLLTLHGSDVNVYPHYSNSAMKAFLQSVKGANHVVSVGRNLQVTAKAMSGRDSSFLPIGIDLSRFKEPKQFKLEIRKQLALPLDKKLVLFIGRLIETKGVFELAKALEELPAEVAAVYVGDGPAYGKLKSHPELNKRLFLIGQVENERVKDYLAASDIFVLPSYREGMPTVVIEALALKVPVICTRVGDVPELFGEHGKLLIEPQSVEDLVAGIQEYLYGNVNLKKIGYELRSRVQEHYDASKNADELVALYQKVLKGNQLLSKSK; from the coding sequence ATGAAGGTTTTATGGATAACAAGTGTATATCCAAGCCCTGAACAGCCCGGGAGCGGTGTTTTCCATGAAACACAAGTTCAGATGCTCGCCAGGCTAGGTATTGAAGTTACTGTCATCTGCCCGGTACCAAGAAACCCGGCGGTAATCCGTTATATGAAAAAAAAGTACCGGGCCCTGGATAACATGCCACTCAGGTATGTACGTAAAGGTATTACAGTTTACCGGCCTCCTTATATGGCATTTCCGGGGCAGCTTAGGTGGGTTCAGCCTGACCAAAGAATAGCTGCCGTTGTATTAAAGACGATAATCGAATTCAACATCGAGCCCGACTTGATTCATGCACACTTTGCCATGCCCTCTGGAGGAGCTGCTAGGCTTGTCGCTCAAGCTACAAGCCTTCCATGGCTATTAACCTTGCATGGCAGTGATGTAAATGTCTATCCACACTATAGCAATAGTGCGATGAAAGCATTTCTCCAGTCTGTCAAAGGAGCAAACCATGTCGTGTCAGTGGGCAGAAATTTGCAAGTAACAGCGAAAGCAATGAGCGGAAGAGATAGCTCCTTTCTTCCAATCGGGATTGATTTATCCCGCTTTAAAGAACCAAAGCAATTTAAGCTGGAAATTCGTAAGCAGCTGGCACTTCCGCTTGATAAAAAACTTGTCTTATTTATCGGGAGATTAATAGAGACAAAGGGAGTTTTCGAACTCGCCAAGGCGCTTGAAGAACTGCCAGCAGAGGTTGCTGCAGTCTATGTCGGGGATGGGCCAGCTTATGGAAAGTTAAAATCTCATCCGGAATTAAATAAACGGCTATTCCTAATCGGACAGGTAGAAAATGAAAGGGTAAAAGATTACTTGGCTGCCAGCGATATATTCGTACTTCCCTCCTACCGGGAAGGCATGCCAACGGTTGTGATAGAGGCACTTGCCCTAAAGGTGCCAGTTATCTGCACCAGAGTTGGCGATGTCCCGGAGTTGTTTGGGGAGCATGGCAAGCTTTTAATTGAACCCCAATCCGTTGAAGACCTTGTCGCGGGAATTCAGGAGTATCTGTATGGAAACGTAAACCTTAAAAAGATTGGGTATGAGCTGCGTTCCCGTGTACAGGAACACTATGATGCCAGTAAGAATGCTGATGAACTCGTTGCTTTGTATCAAAAAGTACTTAAAGGAAACCAACTTTTAAGCAAGAGTAAATAA
- a CDS encoding sugar transferase: MSTEKAYNFYHDYARVKEISNLSLSRDAYQYLYLKRIIDIVIGGIGIVLSLPVILLFALLIILETPGSPFYFQERVGQNGRTFKIIKLRSMRIDAEKQGARWAAKCDPRVTRVGAFIRKTRIDELPQLLLVLKGDMSIVGPRPERPVFVKKFNQEIAGFEKRLLVKPGLTGLAQVNGGYDITPEEKLQYDLEYIQKLTFKFEMKIMMKTFKILFTGEGAR, encoded by the coding sequence GTGAGTACAGAAAAGGCCTACAATTTCTATCACGATTATGCAAGAGTCAAAGAAATCTCCAATCTATCACTTTCAAGAGATGCATATCAATACCTCTATTTAAAGAGAATTATTGATATTGTAATTGGTGGCATCGGCATTGTGCTGTCTCTTCCCGTCATCTTACTTTTTGCTCTGCTAATCATTTTGGAGACCCCTGGTTCTCCTTTCTATTTTCAGGAGAGAGTTGGCCAGAATGGCAGAACCTTTAAAATTATTAAACTCAGGTCGATGAGAATCGATGCAGAAAAGCAAGGTGCTAGATGGGCGGCGAAATGCGATCCCCGCGTTACCAGGGTGGGTGCATTTATTCGAAAAACACGGATTGATGAACTGCCACAGCTCCTTTTGGTTTTAAAGGGAGACATGTCAATTGTTGGGCCAAGACCTGAACGGCCCGTTTTTGTAAAGAAGTTCAATCAGGAGATTGCAGGATTTGAAAAACGCCTGCTCGTTAAACCAGGACTGACAGGGCTTGCCCAGGTAAACGGCGGCTATGATATTACACCTGAAGAAAAGCTTCAATATGATTTGGAGTACATTCAGAAACTAACGTTCAAGTTTGAAATGAAAATTATGATGAAGACATTCAAGATTCTTTTTACTGGTGAGGGAGCGCGTTGA
- the tuaE gene encoding teichuronic acid biosynthesis protein TuaE, with protein sequence MERKINIKYATGTSAFLFIGLLAICYSAGVMGQFLAFSGVWALLILSAFIKPNVSFRQLSVAIMYLLVASTFLNQSFLSIEVGFFTLFLYRLLLIAAVCIFLVHIARDRMLPRYWSEVQVKGVMLFLLFWLAYACVSLVWAKSVIDGIKYIFLLGIGILFVFLAVFTFKSLTKLWMVYILWMLMSIPLMIVGLMNHFLHIQLPSSTLYGGPEYKLGYPTSVFYNQNDFATFLTISFFFYLVAAKNCANGTLKTIMTLLVLLSGYLIYLTESRASLLALFAGLLLYLFLHLPKVLKKLAIYLAAAAVVVGAILIFIQFEKVFGLLFLSSGYQPKYEPLASNVSRINLLKNTLHYLGESLGFGVGAGNISYYLKNNPLFHTNYVVEVHNWLAEILGNFGILVFFGYVLMYGYLFFSLYKLYGLGGGKIKVLLEACLLAMAAFLVSSISPSTMINLYFHWVFLGFVISVVSVIKSLPARELSFSPGNKESTLSKIIV encoded by the coding sequence ATGGAGAGAAAAATCAACATTAAATATGCAACAGGAACATCCGCTTTCCTATTTATTGGCCTGCTAGCAATCTGTTACTCCGCCGGTGTGATGGGTCAATTTCTAGCCTTTTCTGGAGTTTGGGCTTTATTAATCCTGTCGGCATTTATAAAACCGAATGTAAGCTTCAGGCAGCTATCTGTTGCCATTATGTATCTGCTTGTAGCTTCTACTTTTCTCAACCAATCGTTTCTAAGCATCGAAGTTGGTTTCTTTACTTTATTTCTTTATAGGCTGCTTCTAATTGCTGCCGTGTGCATTTTCCTGGTTCATATTGCACGGGACCGGATGCTGCCTCGCTATTGGAGTGAAGTACAGGTTAAAGGCGTAATGTTATTTCTCTTGTTTTGGCTCGCATACGCCTGCGTATCATTGGTCTGGGCAAAATCGGTGATAGATGGAATAAAATACATATTTCTTCTTGGTATTGGGATCTTGTTTGTGTTTTTGGCAGTTTTTACGTTTAAAAGTCTTACAAAGCTGTGGATGGTGTATATCCTTTGGATGCTGATGAGCATTCCATTGATGATCGTCGGCCTGATGAATCATTTTCTTCACATACAGCTGCCCTCCTCCACCCTATACGGAGGACCAGAATACAAGCTGGGATATCCCACATCGGTATTTTATAACCAAAATGATTTTGCGACTTTCTTAACCATTTCATTTTTCTTTTACCTAGTTGCTGCTAAGAACTGTGCAAATGGTACATTAAAAACGATCATGACACTGCTTGTCCTTCTTTCCGGTTATCTTATTTATTTAACTGAATCCAGGGCCAGCCTGCTTGCCCTGTTTGCCGGGCTTTTACTTTATCTCTTTTTACACCTGCCTAAAGTTCTGAAGAAGTTAGCAATATATCTTGCTGCAGCTGCAGTAGTTGTTGGGGCAATTCTGATATTTATCCAGTTTGAAAAAGTTTTCGGCCTCCTGTTCCTGTCTTCAGGCTATCAACCGAAGTACGAGCCCCTGGCCTCTAATGTATCACGCATAAACCTATTGAAAAATACATTGCATTACTTGGGAGAGTCACTCGGCTTTGGTGTAGGTGCAGGCAATATCTCATACTATTTGAAAAACAACCCTCTCTTTCATACTAATTATGTCGTGGAAGTCCATAACTGGTTGGCGGAAATACTGGGGAACTTTGGAATTCTCGTGTTTTTCGGTTATGTCCTAATGTATGGCTATCTCTTTTTTAGCCTTTACAAGCTATATGGATTGGGAGGAGGAAAAATTAAAGTTCTCCTTGAAGCCTGCCTGCTGGCGATGGCGGCTTTCCTCGTTTCCAGCATAAGCCCGAGTACGATGATTAACCTTTATTTCCATTGGGTCTTTCTGGGCTTTGTTATTTCGGTTGTTTCTGTTATAAAATCTTTACCCGCTCGGGAATTATCCTTCTCACCAGGAAATAAAGAATCTACCTTATCCAAAATAATAGTTTAA
- the tuaD gene encoding UDP-glucose 6-dehydrogenase TuaD, producing MKKITVIGTGYVGLVSGTCFAEAGNNVTCADINQSKISGLLQGIMPIYEPGLEELVERNVEKKKLDFTTDIEQAVRQAEVIFIAVGTPMSANGEADLTYVKQVAETIGKNLNSYKVVVTKSTVPVGTGKLVETIIRSHAPKNQQFDIASNPEFLREGTAIKDCMNMDRAVIGTTSEKAYEILAELHKPFTSTIVKSTVESAELIKYAANAFLATKISFINDIANICERVGADVSKVSEGIGLDKRIGNKFLQAGVGFGGSCFPKDTAALLHIASDCGYDFQLIKAVMETNEHQRNQVVEKLINSLGSLKGKTISVLGLAFKPNTDDVRYSPALDIIPQLKKLGANVKAFDPIAIDEAKKHLGNQCDYSTDMYETLKYADACVILTDWSEVKQLDLTKAKQLLKRPIMIDGRNIFDLGLMHQLGYTYISTGRPAVYSENTLVSHVI from the coding sequence GTGAAGAAGATAACGGTAATCGGGACTGGATATGTGGGGCTTGTGTCTGGAACTTGTTTTGCAGAAGCAGGCAATAACGTAACATGCGCTGACATAAATCAAAGCAAAATATCGGGCCTCTTACAAGGGATTATGCCCATTTATGAGCCAGGATTAGAGGAGCTCGTGGAGAGAAACGTGGAAAAAAAGAAGCTTGATTTTACTACGGATATTGAACAGGCGGTCAGACAGGCTGAAGTAATTTTTATTGCGGTCGGGACCCCGATGTCAGCAAATGGAGAAGCAGATTTAACGTATGTCAAACAGGTTGCAGAAACCATCGGCAAAAATCTGAATAGCTATAAGGTGGTTGTCACGAAAAGTACTGTACCAGTTGGGACAGGCAAGCTTGTAGAAACGATTATCCGAAGCCATGCTCCTAAGAACCAACAGTTTGATATTGCATCAAACCCCGAATTCTTGCGTGAAGGAACAGCTATTAAAGACTGCATGAATATGGATCGTGCCGTGATTGGCACTACAAGCGAAAAAGCCTATGAAATCCTTGCTGAGCTTCATAAGCCGTTTACATCAACGATAGTAAAGTCCACGGTAGAAAGTGCAGAGCTAATCAAATATGCAGCAAATGCCTTTTTGGCGACAAAGATATCCTTTATTAACGACATTGCCAACATATGTGAGCGTGTGGGCGCCGATGTAAGCAAAGTATCCGAAGGAATTGGACTGGACAAAAGGATTGGCAATAAGTTTTTACAGGCTGGGGTTGGATTTGGAGGCTCTTGTTTTCCAAAGGATACAGCAGCCCTTTTGCATATAGCAAGTGATTGCGGATATGATTTTCAGCTGATTAAAGCGGTCATGGAAACAAACGAACATCAAAGGAACCAGGTTGTAGAAAAGCTGATCAATTCCTTAGGTTCTTTAAAAGGAAAAACCATCAGTGTTCTTGGTCTTGCCTTTAAGCCTAATACGGATGATGTCCGATATTCCCCTGCGCTCGATATTATCCCACAGTTGAAAAAACTTGGCGCCAATGTAAAAGCCTTCGATCCTATTGCAATCGATGAGGCGAAAAAACACCTTGGGAATCAGTGTGATTATTCAACAGATATGTATGAAACGTTAAAATATGCAGATGCATGTGTGATCCTTACTGACTGGTCGGAAGTGAAACAGCTTGATTTAACCAAGGCAAAGCAGCTTTTGAAACGGCCTATTATGATTGATGGACGGAATATATTTGACCTCGGCCTCATGCATCAGCTTGGGTATACTTACATCTCAACAGGCCGCCCAGCGGTTTATAGTGAAAACACGCTTGTGTCCCATGTAATTTAA